Below is a window of Bacillus sp. SM2101 DNA.
TAATAGAATAAAAACCAAAAAGCAACTATAAATCTACAAATTGGAAGTAATAATAGATTACAATTACACTTTGTGATTTTGATTCAGGGGTTGCTATCTAATCTATAAACTATGATTCAATTCAAAAGTGTTAGTTCTTCACAGCTTCCTTAAACTCTTTACCAGGCTTAAAAGCCGGTGCTTTACTAGCAGCGATTTCAATTTCTTCACCAGTTTGTGGATTACGCCCTTTACGCGCAGAACGTTCACGAACTTCAAAAGTTCCAAATCCCAGAAGAGAAACCTTTTCTCCATTTTGTAACGTGTTACTAATTGCACTGAATACTGCTTCTAGTGCTTTACCAGCATCTTTCTTACTTAATTCTGCTTTTTCAGATACTGAGTTTATTAGTTCTGTTTTATTCATTTTATTTCCACCTTTCTATGTAACGTACTATATCATATCAGATCGATTAGTCTATGTGAACCTCGTTATCTCTACATTTGGTTACTATTATTTCTCACAAGCCCATCCATCTTTATCACGATCATGTTTAGATGCATATGCAGGATGGTCTGATCCAACTCCGTTAGGGTAAACTTTTCTTAATTCTGTACAATTCTTAAATGATTCCACTTGAACTACATTATTTGATGAGCTATCGTTTGCTTGGTTATCAGAAGTATAGTCTGCAGTAGAAGCTACTTCCTCTCCATCTAGATCACCTTTCGTTGTTCCATTTTCACCAAATCCCCATAATCCTTGCTTTTTTTCACGTGCTTCCCTAGCAAACTTTACAAAATGTTCACTGTACTTTACATCAGGAGGATAAGTTGAAGGTTCTGCAAACCCATTAATGACTAAATCTGCATTAAACATTTTTGATCTAATCTCTGATTCATCCATGTCGTCAACAGGAACACCTTGCCACACAATACGAAGGTATCTACCATACTTGTCTTTATCAGATACGTCCTTTTGGATCCATACAACTTTACCTTCAAGATTATTTTTTGTGTATTCACTTGCTTCTTTTCCGTATTCCTCAATTTTAGTGGTTGATTCAGGTGTATTTACTCCAACTAGACGAATTTTCCGGCCGTCTGCAAGTTCTATCGTATCACCATCTACAACTCTACTAACAGTGGCTATTTCTAAATGGAAACGTTTAGCTAATTCTTCTTGCTCTTTTTCTTTTTCAAGTTCCTCTAATAGTTTTTTAGCTTATTCATCCTGTTCAGCTAATATTTCTTTCTCATTAT
It encodes the following:
- a CDS encoding thermonuclease family protein; this translates as MATVSRVVDGDTIELADGRKIRLVGVNTPESTTKIEEYGKEASEYTKNNLEGKVVWIQKDVSDKDKYGRYLRIVWQGVPVDDMDESEIRSKMFNADLVINGFAEPSTYPPDVKYSEHFVKFAREAREKKQGLWGFGENGTTKGDLDGEEVASTADYTSDNQANDSSSNNVVQVESFKNCTELRKVYPNGVGSDHPAYASKHDRDKDGWACEK
- a CDS encoding HU family DNA-binding protein, which produces MNKTELINSVSEKAELSKKDAGKALEAVFSAISNTLQNGEKVSLLGFGTFEVRERSARKGRNPQTGEEIEIAASKAPAFKPGKEFKEAVKN